The DNA region CTTATTCAAAGTTGTTCTGTACAATAATTGTAGGTTTTATATCAGCAACCTAGAACTAACTTGCACTAGAGTCTTTCTTAAAATCAAGACATGGAGTCATTGATATTCGGCTCAAAAGTCtatatttcaaatatattatcaCTTCATATCTTGATTATCGTTGTGCGGTTTATGTATTATTGGGTTACTTTGAGCTTATTACGTGTTTTATGTGTGTAGAAAGTGCTTGGGATTGGAAGAGCCATAAATGAATGAATTGACATGAAAGCGAAGCAAGAACAATTAGAGCAAACGGAAGGTCAACCTACTCGCTTCATGAGCCAGACAAGTGTGCCAGTGATGTTGGCAGCAACAAAAATCAGTGAAGTCGTGCCGAAAACGTCCTCCATAGCGTGCAACTACTGAACAATTGCAGGAAGGTGCTTGTCAACCTCCTCATAAAATGAGCCCATAGACGTGCGACTTCGCTTTTTTCCTATCAGACTTTAGATGGGCTTAAATGATCTCCTAAAAAAAAACCCAGATCATATAAAACCCTTAacgactttttttttgggggggggggggagcgaCGCACATAGGGCGGCAACAGAACTTGAACGCGTTATTATTAGAGGCAAGAACAAGCACGGAGCCGAAGCGACGGGATTCGGCTTAGAGTTCCAATTTCTTCCATTCTTTTACTTGTTTGATATAGAATTCTATGCTATGTTCATAAACAATATTATGAGTAGCTAGATTCCTTATCTAGGGTTTTGGCGGAACCTTTTGTCGAATAAATTCTTGttacatttttatataattgagcGGTAGGATTTTCTACTTGTTCAATTATGTGCTTATTTCAATTGATTGAATGGCCATCGATTAGCTGTTCCTATTTATTATGTGTTGCTCGAGTGAGAATACATATTTAGGTAGTTCTCGAACAACATCACTCCTTAGGTATATGAGAGATCAATACGACGGGTTTAAAAGCGGGATTAGAGATAACGAAGCTTTGACGTGGTCATAGTGAGCGGTGAGAAATTGCTAGCTAgggtagttcgagagaatacgTCTTGTAAATTATAGTGACCTGGTTGATCACAATCGTAGCAATTTCTAGCTTTTGACTTGGATCAGATCTTAGACTTCCCACGAGCACTAGATCTACCATAGTTGCTCGAACCCCTTTGGTAACTCCTACCTCTACTTTCTGTGATGAGAACCTGTCCATGATTTTCAGgtttctttctcatcttctcATTGAGTAGAAGAGCTGATGTGACGTCCTTCAGCTCAATTGAGTCCCTACCATGCAAGATGGGTGTTACTAAATTATCATAAGAAGATGGCAATGAGTTCAAGAGAACTATGGCTTTATCTTCCTTCTCAATCTTTACATCGAGGTTGGCCAGCTGTATGATTAATCTATTAAGCACATTTAAATGTAATAGAAAAATTGTACCTTCACCCATATGCAAGGCGTATAATTGCTTCTTTAGGTACAATTTGTTTGTCAAAGTCTTGGACAtgttgtcatgacccaaccagagggccatgactggcatcggagctaacacaccgagcacctctgaacatacatctcataaacattcctgggtggaccataaagataacaaaacggcacatctctatataatcttcaacaattatgtctatcatcaccagccgacaaggctactaaaatattatacaatgatatgaaccggtagggttatgaaacgtcttACTGTACAcaaatgtctacgagcctttacatAGAATACAATCGACCATAAGGACCAACACCAATAGCAGCCTCcaagcaaatggagcgctcgATATTCGCCGTGTGAAGCTCCGGGTCCGATCGGCCCGGCTTTGtctactgcgcggcatgaacgcggcgtcaaGAAAGGACATCGTAAGACAATGTTGTCTTGAGTATGTAGGCATAAGGTCggacataagaatcatggaaagACATACGAGACATGCCAATGAGTCCGTGAATGCGGATGAATCCGCATGACCGTATAtcgaaacatatatatatatatatatatataaactccATTAatataggccacatcgtcaccccctgtcaaatgtgccttatatatgtacatgaactccacaacataggccacagctTCACCCCTAGTCAACtgtaccttatatatatacataaacgccacaacataggccacagcttcacccctgtcaactgtgtcttatatatgtacatgaatgtcacaacataggccacagcttcaccccctgtcaattgtgtcttctatatatacataaatgccACAGCATAAGCCATAGCTTtacccctgtcaactgtgccttatatatgtacatgaagaatcagaatgagtgcaatgcataagcaaaatgaaataatagaactcgataatatcacaaaatagctatctacatatattatactcatagcatgcatgagagttcaaataaaagctactactttagcggagtgacgtatggtcggtaacctctgatttatattatgggacaatcatcatcgctatatctcaccttgaaggaacaattattataaggtgagatcaacaacaatgaatacaatcgagaaaatcatgaaataagctcaataatctcataatagcattaaaatcataagcattAGAATTTCtggaattaaaatcatcatcatcatgttcatcatagaaaacatctcatctttagtatcataagaagcttttaagaatcatgaacttctaacctttggaagtaagaaggttatggaaagacatatggaatcataacataggaatcatgccttttgaaagaaagggcctagccttaatatacctttttggtctcctactacttaactctgatccttccaagttcgtaaatctacattcaagaaaatttatactgtTGTTAGGCTTATTGTCATATACTCAtcctaagccttcaatttaaatccccttaaaaatctgctgaaattcgggcagcatctcccctgtttatatcccaagcccgaaatcacaataccaacaaaacaacaacaatagcaatactaatatcaacaacatcattatcaacaccaatatactccataaaacatcccacacgatgtttttcccaatttttcaaccaaccataacaatatccacaataccataatcaaagaattatattcaatttaatctcaaattaattcaaaatctcctttcaaattcattccatagtcatcatcttcactttaatactTTGCAACTTTTCTACTATGGTTCTCTTCTTTTAcaggacttgctaaaccttcaaatcaacgtaatcatgagaaataggatggaaaacataccttaccctagaagaacttcaccccactcaacttcttccaagaccaaattcatcacaacattaagtagagacaagaataatccttctccatgacttagcttggggttttggagtttaatcctcttttgtgatggtatagaatgttttggaatggaGGAGAACCTCCAAGAATGCTCTTATAGTGgagagagaagtgtggaaaattctagagaggtgtggagatgttAGGAGAGTTCTCGGGGgttatggagttgaagaaaaatgaccaaaatgaagtgtagaggcccttttataggtgccaaaTTCGGATTGGGCCTGGTCAAAACATAAGTGAGCATTTAACTGGATTTTTCGGATTTCCGCCCAGGTGCGGGTCCCTCTGACTGTCCATTTaaaaacgcccataacttccTGTTCCGATGTCGCATTGAggaacggtttattgcgttggaaactagattcgacgaacttcattttaggcttttgaaacactttaaaactcctaatatacccggagatatacccctccaaagttgacccaaaattctgtccagaatcctgccaacttttttccaaattttcgacaaacttattttcttcgatttgcttaattccggaatcttccaaaactccccatacatgatatttatcatttattatacttgataatggtcatgtcctttggtttcaaggttgtccttcccggttacgacttacgagatcgtaattcatcctttacttcattgttacgtacttcccatggcttgttccttccaaaacttcatgggacgtcttcGATACTCCACTAAcacggtgaagtacgtggcatgctcatgctctgaaagtttgaggtgtaacacatgtAGAGGTTTTCCAACCTTGTCCAGATACTACATGCACTTTCTTCgtcgatgatgttgttgatcacATCATCTGTTAAGTGCAACCTGATTGCACTAGCtggtttttcatccatttcttcccAATCCTCAAGTTTCATGGATTCGGGCTTTTTGGATTGTCCCACTAGTGCCTTGTGCAACCCTTATTGGATGAGCAGATCCCTCATCCTTCTCTGCCATGTTGAGAAACCACTATCACCGTTGAATTTTGCTATCTCGTATTTTACTACGAACATTTTTTTTCACTGAATATAGTACAACCGACCGCAAAAAATATTTCTGTAAATGAGCAAAACCtgtgctctgataccagttgttgggAATAAACCCAccacataaataatattcacggtatttACAGCGGAATAATAATGTAGCACCGGGATATGGCtaatcaacaagaataaaaaaagagCGATAATGACACTaagatttttacgtggaaatccaaaagggaaaaaatcacGGGCCGAGAGGAATAACTGATATCACTATAGCAAGAATTTTATACTTTGTAGGTGTGAGTAAAATACTCCAAAGACCACTTAACATTCAAAAGAAATAAGCCTCTTTTAAGATTTTTCTACCTCACTATAATATCACTCACACTCtctatttttccttataaaCTATTTCTATATTTGTGAATGCCtcactcttctttctctctttattGGCGTATTTGACGTGATTGAGATGAAGAGAAACCTTCTCCAAAGAGTGGCCTCCAAGAATGCTACaggaggaaaataatttttctccacaGCTTGCCAAACTTTGGCTCCAAGGCAAAAGAAATCAGCCAAGTAAATTGGCACATGGGATTTCAACAATATGCGGCTGGACCCCATCAATTTTCTCAGTGAGTTGCATGATGAAAGTTTGACGCAAATCGCAATATAAAAGTATTATCGTCATTTACTGCTTCTGATGTAACTTAAGcaaaaaaatattcatatatatagttGTACTAAGTACCCCTTCAAATCACAAAAATACACTCAGACCAATTTTCATTTCTCATCCTCATTCAAAATCTTCCCCCAAAAATACCTCAAAGctcaaagaacaaaaaaacaCCATGGAAGCATCATTGACTGAAATGATGTCCAGGCTTGCTGGACTGATGTTCCTTTGGGGCACAATTCAGCAACTTTTCCCTTATTCTCTCCGTAAACGCATCGAATCCTGGTGGCACAGAGTGGAAAATTATTTCCACCCTTATGTCCAAATTACAATTGAAGAATTCTCCAATGGTAAAAGCAATGATATATACAGTCAGGTCAACACTTATTTGGGTACTAAGTCAATCAACAAGAATGCTAAGTTTCTCAAAGCGGAAAAATCCAAGAACAGCAAGTCTTTTGCTGTTAGCTTGGATGAAGGAGAGGATATCACTGATGAATTTGAAGGTGCTAAACTCTGGTGGCGCTCTTACAATAAAAACATTTCTGATGATTCTACAGGGCGTCGGTCTAATAACTCTGTTCCAATGGAAAAGAAAAGTTACACAATAACTTTCAATCAACGACACAGAGAAATTGTTACTGGAAAATACTTAAAGCATGTGATGGAAGAAGGCAAGGCAATTCAGTTTCAGAATAAGAAACAGAAGATTTATTCCAACAGTTGTAGTGAAGGTTGGTATTGGTATGGTAAAGGTATGTGGAGGGACATTACTTTCGAGCATCCTGCAACGTTTGATACTCTGGCTATGGAcccaaagaagaaagaggaaataatTAATGACCTCGTTGCTTTTAGCAAGGGGAAGGACTATTATTCCAAAGTTGGTAAGGCGTGGAAGCGCGGCTATCTTCTTTATGGTCCACCAGGAACCGGAAAATCAACTATGATTGCAGCTATTGCCAACTTCTTGAACTATGACATATATGATCTTGAGCTCACCTCTGTTAAGAATAACTCGGGGCTTAAGAAATTGCTCATGGAAACAACAAGCAAGTCCATAATTGTTATTGAAGACATTGATTGCTCAATCGATCTCACTggcaagagaaaaaagaaaaagaaaaaggaaaaggaaaaggaaacaaCTAGTGAAGATCAGGAAGAAGACTCGGACTCGTCTGCAGAAAaagaaagtacagaaaacaaggaATCAGGCAAACTTACACtttcggggttgttgaatttcaTTGACGGAATATGGTCAGCTTGTGGTCAAGAGAGGATTATTATATTTACCACCAATCACAAGGACAAACTGGATCCAGCTCTAATACGTAGAGGACGAATGGATATGCACATTGAGATGTCTTATTGCAAATATGAAGCATTCAAAGTGTTGGCTAAGAATTACTTGGATATTGAAACTCACACTTTGTTTCAACAGATTCAAGGTTTAATTGAGGAAGTAAACATGAGTCCTTGTGATGTGGCAGAGCACTTGATGCTCAAGAATGCTTCAGGAGGGCCTGAAAGTTGCTTGGAGAAGTTAATTCAAGCTTTGAAAGAGGCCAAAGAAAAGGCCGATAAAGACAAAAAACAAGCCAAGGAAAAAGCCAagcaaaattccaagaaaattaAGAAGTTCTCGACAAAATTAGTCAGAAGTTTTGGCAGTGTACAAAATTTGTTCAAATGatgttttcatatatttttaacTTCCAACTACCcgatctttccttctctttttggTGGCTATGGAATTGGGGCTTCTCCATGTATAGTCCTGTATTGTTGTTACCAGAAGTAAGATGCTGTTTCCTCTTTGTGGCATTGGCAACTGCAATGAAGTACTTAGGATGTCAAACGTCAAAATTAATAACATTTCTTAGGTATTTGGTGTACTATCTAGTTTGCAATCCTTAATTGAAATATGTAGGCAACATGCTCAATTTGACTTTGTAATAGGCATTTCATGAGGTTAATATGTCCGATACTTTCGAGCTAAGTATCGTGTAATTTCAAAGTTGTTGCTATCTCTTGTATTATCTCTGAAATTGTGCTCATCTGCACTGGTGGACATAGGTCTGCTGACAGAACCATGTAAAACATTTGTGACTCCTTTAATATATTTATCTTAACCATCTTAATAATTGACTGTTAAGAGTTGTTAAATTGTTGCTATATCTTGTATTCCTTTATTTTGGTTTCGTTTTAAGAGTACTTTTGCCACTATAACTCAATATAACCATAGAATAATTGATTGTTAAGAGTTTTAAAATTATCTCTTTGTAATTCAGATTAATGTTCGATTCATTTGAGGTTTTATGATAACGTATCTACTAGTGTTAATCTCAACTAGTGATATGCTCTTTGTACTTAACTTCTTTTGTTCCAACATAATTCTCATGATTTACCTCGGAAGGCTTTATGAGATAAGTAATTCATtctatcaaaagaaaaagtaaggATAATATTTGAAGAGTTCATTAGATATCTTGACAATTAAGTCCAAGAAGCTGGATAATCTAGTGatttaaagagaaaaaaagtaaCCTGTTCGTAAATATTGCATAGGTAATCCTATAATACCAATtgaattttggggttttttgaTTGAGCCAAGTCTgcaaaatttggaatttaaatgCAAAACTAGATAAAGAgttttaactaaaaatataaatacTTGTGACGttgtatatataacttaaatccttcCATAAAATGTTTCactctcatttcatttcatgtAGTACAGGAATTAAGAATGTGTGATGGTGGTAAATTAGCCAAAGAAGTTTCCTCCAGGAGTTTAAGTTCTACACACTAAACGGTATAAGAATATTTACACAATCATGTCATTTAGAAGATAATTATCTATAAGTCTCTTGATAAACATTGAGgacctgtttggaaagccacccaggtaattggaattgggtgtaattagaTGTAATTGCACAGTTTGatctgtttgtttgaccaagtaattacacagttaggtgggaattgggtgtaattacactctccaattctcaaggggggctgagaattgggtgtaattacaccctatAATTCCAgagttactttttagttttttttttctttcttttcttttttaacttattttttatttctattatcttaatttctttttatttttacttttaaattattttttttaaaaaatatttttcttttatactccctccgtttcaatttatgtgaacccatttgactaggcacgacatttaagaaagagtgaagacttttgaagcttgtggttcaaaataagtcttgaatatttgtgtagctataaatcatttcataatgtggatttgtttccaaattaggaaagaggtcattcattttggcacggactaaaaaggaaataggtccacataaattgaaacatagggagtattatttatcttttatttcctTCCTTCTCAATCCCAGCCTTTACTTcatgtggttccatgtaattgctcgtattttttttttttttaattttattaactTAACATAACTATgctattattctaatttttgaaactacacctcttaatattagaaagaatgagtcattaacaagcttgacatataatgagtgacgttattaaaggaGAATTTCGTTATGAATGAAGTTATagactttattttttcttttcttttgaattatatttacttaagtcacgttggaacttacttatgtaatgttggaatttgacataacagtattatgttaaactttttcttttggattttgaatttaggttatattttcaattttaatttatttgctttagtactattgacttgttatttcacgtTGCATGTTGTTTGtttttcacttacagttgataaagttttttgtcaaacatttgaataatgctatggcattatatttataaatattttgtttgtCAGACCTCCcatccatgatgttctcacaaaaaaaagtttgcttttaagttttataattaattaaaataaaaatattattaatttgaaaaatatatatatatcaattattttttacaacattagttacaaatatatgattattaattaatatattttctagAAACAACGTGTTATTAAGTAACTAatttatatcatttataaaggcacatatttttta from Lycium ferocissimum isolate CSIRO_LF1 chromosome 2, AGI_CSIRO_Lferr_CH_V1, whole genome shotgun sequence includes:
- the LOC132047136 gene encoding AAA-ATPase At3g28600-like — translated: MEASLTEMMSRLAGLMFLWGTIQQLFPYSLRKRIESWWHRVENYFHPYVQITIEEFSNGKSNDIYSQVNTYLGTKSINKNAKFLKAEKSKNSKSFAVSLDEGEDITDEFEGAKLWWRSYNKNISDDSTGRRSNNSVPMEKKSYTITFNQRHREIVTGKYLKHVMEEGKAIQFQNKKQKIYSNSCSEGWYWYGKGMWRDITFEHPATFDTLAMDPKKKEEIINDLVAFSKGKDYYSKVGKAWKRGYLLYGPPGTGKSTMIAAIANFLNYDIYDLELTSVKNNSGLKKLLMETTSKSIIVIEDIDCSIDLTGKRKKKKKKEKEKETTSEDQEEDSDSSAEKESTENKESGKLTLSGLLNFIDGIWSACGQERIIIFTTNHKDKLDPALIRRGRMDMHIEMSYCKYEAFKVLAKNYLDIETHTLFQQIQGLIEEVNMSPCDVAEHLMLKNASGGPESCLEKLIQALKEAKEKADKDKKQAKEKAKQNSKKIKKFSTKLVRSFGSVQNLFK